The proteins below come from a single Dermatophagoides farinae isolate YC_2012a chromosome 7, ASM2471394v1, whole genome shotgun sequence genomic window:
- the LOC124496918 gene encoding titin-like translates to MPEDDEETVEETFRLPKPGFDEQSTFASLDVTKIADNEYDEVSTEIVIKKQMKKSKTNDEILDESYTLTMPTKPREIGYDEAAAELKVQIESKIDQQLLESKMVEEMISKYAVTSEIPNVMSLRQGDRIYVVERVNQDWWFVRKKITKEFGFVPAEFLTDEISYTLHLDDTLKEFMETEEQVAEHITIRKKQPEIIEAPDEMIKVESGQSLVLDFKFDGSFPMHFVCFKDSRPLQPDSRIKLFCDENNVLHLNFDEVYCIDSGTYSIVMKNPAGAAKHTFTLEADGHMSFVNEEIYFHNLPFKDDEQPSNVPLFSKFNDSIEININEPFNIEFTVYSLEKPRLKLTKNGRIVYNSSKFQLEHLETNEYFHRYRVQCTNTDENDDGIYELCAQNLDGENQATFQVVYKDRIEKPTFKKRFKSIRLQEGNQLLLETTVNGYPTPTITWYRNDDRIVSSSQCLIRQHKNDATLAVNNVSKMLHEGQYKVIARNKYGKCQHEERVVVIKKTPKFLERLNDIEVYENEKTFLSVKITTKEDDVQWLKEGEPIDQDDDDDYQMIKDGHYRKLLIKKAKVSHQGEYSCVLEQDKCTGYLEVIELPAEIVKDLKDCNVKYGDKAQFVVEVSKGDAILQWYKNKQPIMFDDRVYLDIDGKQQTLSIEDSKLEDIAEYSCQLNQQTSKARLLVSYPSTEFLRRLQDEYWIDENCETVFTVEISRPDVDVFWYHNGEELCETSNIKMITDGTVRKLIIHHTRMTDMGEYICMAKGDQTQTTLNVSKDPLVFLLKLKDFNVNEGETATLSVEVIDEHMNIVWMKDDEIIEPDGNRMMMSNIGKHKKLIIKNVNIQDRGYYTVVCNDQRSTGKLSVLTPPKVLTDTRRFTAVRGENFSLDISYEGYPSPKAEWYHSGKIIKTSKKASVEIMMSRTILTIKNFDDDDIGLYKLSLENTIGQYITHFELFIIDKPDPPSKPEPMNITNNSLILVWQAPKKDNGSPVSNYVVEYKESKAKNWKEYNEFINEQHVKIRNLKHNICYVFRVYAINKAGKSSPSTESEPVTMKEQYLPMAPTFIQPLPSTISTQPFTTTTMECKSIGNPTPEIQWYRNDEPIDENDDNNVIIKYDQHSSTLIIKECSFEWAGHYKCVARNVEGDAITKTKLSVEEKPYARFNNDAIVAKVKQGNEHLIECEIYGYPEPEINWYKGLIKLRRTSNIFVDDQEKGMTKLVVKNFSFEDAGIYTLHLINAAGERKYDFELRMLKRPGPPEQPIRCVPGGENSIELSWNPPKDDGGSPILFYLIEKYETKMGKEWIEVTRVNGNEFSHTIRHLIAGSRYRFRVSSINEFGTSDPAMTESVVCRKILERPSPPTGPIKTSDHTESSFNLHWNPPEYDGNSPLIEYLIETREVDETETTITNTWKKSTTVNGETLTAMIENLEKEKTYQLRITCRNEIDWSDSYYPETTVMVKCRYGPPTAPVGPLEVNEMTNASLRVAWKPPISNGGLELINYIIERKLTFENTWIREAIVNPDQLTYTIPNLSSKYEYNIRVLAENALGQSDPLESDYPVQLCKDATPPGIPTAPLEMRSVSPSAIMIEWGKPEHDGGSPITGYVIAAKDARRTMWIQVGKVDATVHRLQIKDFQENRSYKIRVMAENEIGLSDPLESEEPITVIRPPGFEEQEAEREHLERDDTLSLSFTTSETTSWMREANVEARVESYTVHSLLKRKEYFFSLWVNADKLFK, encoded by the coding sequence ATGCCggaagatgatgaagaaacgGTTGAAGAAACATTTCGATTACCGAAACCTGGATTTGATGAACAATCAACATTTGCATCATTGGATGTGACGAAAATTGCTGacaatgaatatgatgaagtATCCACAGAAATTGTCATAAAAaaacagatgaaaaaatccaaaacaaatgatgaaatattggATGAATCATATACATTAACAATGCCAACGAAACCACGAGAAATTGGTTATGATGAAGCTGCAGCTGAACTTAAAGTGcagattgaatcaaaaattgatcaacaattatTGGAATCCAAAATGGTTGAAGAAATGATCAGTAAATATGCTGTTACATCGGAAATACCGAATGTAATGTCATTACGACAAGGTGATCGTATTTATGTTGTTGAACGTGTCAATCAAGATTGGTGGTTTGTCAGGAAAAAGATAACAAAAGAATTTGGTTTTGTACCAGCAGAATTTCTTACAGATGAAATTTCATATACATTACATTTGGATGATACATTAAAAGAATTTATGGAAACTGAAGAACAAGTTGCTGAACATATTActataagaaaaaaacagcCAGAAATTATTGAAGCACctgatgaaatgataaaagtTGAATCCGGCCAATCATTGGTATTGGATTTCAAATTCGATGGATCATTTCCAATGCATTTTGTTTGCTTTAAAGATTCACGGCCACTGCAACCAGATTCaagaattaaattattttgtgatgaaaataatgttttACATCTGAATTTTGATGAAGTTTATTGCATTGATTCTGGTACATATTCGattgtgatgaaaaatccaGCCGGTGCCGCCAAACATACATTTACATTGGAAGCTGATGGTCATATGTCGTTTGTGAATGAAGAAATCTATTTCCATAATTTGCCATTcaaagatgatgaacaacCATCAAATGTACCATTATTCTCGAAATTTAATGATTccattgaaatcaatataaatgaaccgttcaatattgaattcaCTGTTTATTCGTTGGAAAAACCACGACtgaaattgacaaaaaatggaagaattgtttataattccagtaaatttcaattggaaCATTTGGAAActaatgaatattttcatcgttATCGTGTACAATGTACCAATAcggatgaaaatgatgatggtatttaTGAATTGTGTGCACAAAATTTGGATGGTGAAAATCAAGCCACATTTCAGGTGGTTTACAAAGATCGCATTGAAAAACCAACATTCAAAAAACGATTtaaatcgattcgattacAGGAAggtaatcaattattattggaaacAACGGTGAATGGTTATCCAACACCAACAATAACATGGTATCGAAATGATGATCgtattgtatcatcatcacaatgttTGATACGACAACATAAAAATGATGCAACATTAGCGGTGAATAATGTGTCGAAAATGTTACACGAAGGTCAATATAAAGTGATTGCCCGTAATAAATATGGTAAATGTCAACATGAAGAACGTGTTGTAGTGATAAAAAAGACACCAAAATTTTTGGAACGTTTAAATGACATTGAagtatatgaaaatgaaaaaacattccTTTCAGTGAAAATAACCACAAAAGAAGATGATGTTCAATGGTTGAAAGAAGGTGAACCAAtagatcaagatgatgatgatgattatcaaatgataaaagaTGGACATTatagaaaattattgatcaaaaaagcAAAAGTATCACATCAAGGTGAATATTCATGTGTATTGGAACAAGATAAATGTACTGGTTATCTGGAAGTGATTGAATTACCAGCTGAAATTGTTAAAGATCTTAAAGATTGTAATGTAAAATATGGTGATAAAGCACAATTTGTGGTAGAAGTATCCAAAGGTGATGCTATATTACAATggtataaaaataaacaaccaATCATGTTTGATGATCGTGTTTATTTGGATATTGATggtaaacaacaaacattatcCATTGAGGATTCAAAACTTGAAGATATTGCCGAATATTCAtgtcaattgaatcaacaaacatcaaAAGCACGGTTACTTGTATCATATCCATCGACAGAATTTTTACGACGTTTACAAGATGAATATtggattgatgaaaattgtgaaACAGTTTTCACTGTGGAAATATCACGGCcagatgttgatgttttttggTATCATAATGGTGAAGAATTATGTGAAACATCCAATATTAAAATGATTACCGATGGTACGGTaagaaaattgatcattcacCACACACGAATGACCGATATGGGTGAATATATTTGTATGGCCAAAGGTGATCAAACACAAACCACGTTGAATGTATCGAAAGATCCATTagtatttttattgaaactTAAAGATTTCAATGTAAATGAAGGTGAAACGGCAACATTATCTGTTGAAGTTATTGATGAACATATGAATATCGTATGGATGAAAGAcgatgaaattattgaacCGGATGGCAatcgtatgatgatgagcaatattggtaaacataaaaaattgatcataaaaaatgtcaacataCAAGATCGTGGTTACTATACCGTTGTTTGTAATGATCAACGTTCAACAGGTAAACTTTCTGTGTTGACACCACCAAAAGTATTGACAGATACAAGACGTTTTACTGCTGTACgtggagaaaatttttcattggataTTTCATATGAAGGTTATCCATCACCAAAAGCTGAATGGTATCATTCTGGTAAAATCATTAAAACATCGAAAAAAGCATCAGtagaaataatgatgagcCGTACAATATTGACaattaaaaatttcgatgatgatgatattggtcTTTATAAATTGAGTCTGGAAAACACCATTGGACAATATATAACACATTTtgaattgttcatcatcgataaaccAGATCCACCAAGCAAACCGGAACCGATGAATATAACgaataattcattgattctaGTATGGCAAGCACCGAAAAAAGATAATGGTTCACCTGTATCGAATTATGTGGTTGAATATAAAGAATCAAAAGCTAAAAATTGGAAagaatataatgaatttattaatGAACAACATGTCAAAATAAGGAATTTGAAACACAATATTTGTTATGTATTTCGTGTATATGCCATAAATAAAGCTggaaaatcatcaccatccaCAGAAAGTGAACCAGTCACTATGAAAGAACAATATCTACCGATGGCACCGACATTTATACAGCCATTACCATCGACCATAAGTACACAACCAtttacaacgacaacaatggAATGTAAATCCATTGGTAATCCAACGCCGGAAATCCAATGGTATCGTAATGATGAACCAATcgatgagaatgatgataataatgttatcATTAAATATGATCAACATTCATCCACATTGATTATAAAAGAATGTTCATTTGAATGGGCTGGCCATTATAAATGTGTGGCACGAAACGTTGAAGGTGATGCCataacgaaaacaaaattatctgTAGAAGAAAAACCATATGCTcgtttcaataatgatgccATTGTGGCGAAAGTTAAACAAGGCAATGAACATTTAattgaatgtgaaatttATGGCTATCCTGAACCGGAAATCAATTGGTATAAAGGTTTAATAAAATTACGACGAACATCGAACATTTTCGTtgatgatcaagaaaaaGGAATGACAAAATTGgtggtgaaaaatttttcgttcgAAGATGCTGGCATTTATACATTGCATTTGATCAATGCAGCCGGTGAACGTAaatatgattttgaattacGAATGTTGAAACGACCTGGACCACCGGAACAGCCAATTCGTTGTGTGCCGGGTGGTGAAAATTCCATCGAATTATCATGGAATCCACCGAAAGATGATGGTGGTTCACcgattctattctatttgattgaaaaatatgaaacaaaaatgggcAAAGAATGGATCGAAGTTACCCGTGTGAATGGTAATGAATTTTCCCATACAATTCGTCATCTAATCGCTGGTTCACGTTATCGATTCCGTGTCagttcaatcaatgaattcgGTACAAGTGATCCAGCAATGACTGAATCGGTTGTTTGTCGTAAAATACTTGAACGTCCATCACCACCAACTGGTCCGATTAAAACAAGTGATCAtactgaatcatcatttaatctGCATTGGAATCCACCCGAATATGATGGAAATTCtccattgattgaatatctTATTGAAACACGTGAAGTTGACGAAACAGAAACCACTATTACAAACACgtggaaaaaatcaacaaccgTAAATGGTGAAACATTGACAgcaatgattgaaaatctagaaaaagaaaaaacatatcAATTACGTATTACATGTcgtaatgaaattgattggaGTGATTCATATTATCCTGAAACAACCGTTATGGTTAAATGTCGATATGGACCACCAACAGCACCGGTTGGCCCGCTGGAAgtgaatgaaatgacaaatgCATCATTACGTGTGGCATGGAAACCACCAATATCGAATGGTGGATTAGAACTGATCAATTACataattgaaagaaaattaacatttgaaaatacCTGGATTCGTGAAGCAATTGTTAATCCGGATCAATTAACATATACGATACCGAATTTATCATCTAAATATGAATACAATATACGTGTGTTGGCTGAAAATGCATTGGGACAAAGTGATCCATTAGAATCCGATTATCCGGTACAATTATGTAAAGATGCCACACCGCCAGGTATACCAACAGCACCATTAGAAATGCGTTCCGTTAGTCCTAGTgcaataatgattgaatgggGTAAACCAGAACATGATGGTGGATCACCAATCACTGGTTATGTAATAGCAGCAAAAGATGCACGTCGTACAATGTGGATACAAGTTGGTAAAGTAGATGCCACAGTACATCGATTACAAATAAAAGATTTCCAAGAAAATCGTTCATATAAAATACGTGTTATggctgaaaatgaaatcggTTTATCCGATCCATTAGAATCAGAAGAACCAATTACCGTGATACGGCCACCTGGATTTGAAGAACAAGAAGCTGAACGTGAACATTTAGAACGTGATgatacattatcattatcatttacaACATCTGAAACAACATCATGGATGCGTGAAGCTAATGTTGAAGCACGTGTTGAATCATATACAGtacattcattattgaaacgTAAAGaatatttcttttcattatgGGTGAATGCAGATAAATTgttcaaataa
- the LOC142597662 gene encoding uncharacterized protein LOC142597662, translated as MVKPIDEDVLKQEPKPVDKPKKMKLKRKESKPDVKPEEKPKPGDDDKTTEETIKLTKPTDEKPVDEIVRLEKKPDEQEEEEQTALHTIKLAKPKEKPTDESVSETIKFVKPKVHEEASAEATLEISTKEYDEISTEIIIKRKSKKSKEPKIIDSDEVTVKLPTKPKKFSFSEASAELKVTKKIDVTLDDVVIVDDIVTVIEERKPKKKDEPESEEEEEEEEEVQPKIEMPEESDEERPQEPVEEEDEEMEKPKIEELQPEEEEEISETFRLPKPKDDDTVEEELRLSKTKTTRRR; from the coding sequence ATGGTGAAACCAATAGATGAAGATGTTTTAAAACAGGAACCAAAACCAGTGGATaaaccaaagaaaatgaaattgaaacgtAAAGAATCAAAACCTGATGTTAAACCGgaagaaaaaccaaaacccggagatgatgacaaaacaaCAGAGGAAACAATTAAATTGACAAAACCAACAGATGAAAAACCAGTGGATGAAATTGTACGATTGGAAAAGAAACCCGATGAACAggaagaagaagaacaaaCGGCGCTACATACGATAAAATTAGccaaaccaaaagaaaaaccaacGGATGAATCTGTATCGGAAACGATAAAATTCGTTAAACCAAAAGTTCATGAAGAAGCATCGGCTGAAGCGACATTGGAAATATCGACAAaagaatatgatgaaatttctacggaaattattattaaacgaaaatcgaaaaaatctaaagaaccaaaaattatcgattccGATGAAGTGACGGTTAAATTGCCaacaaaaccgaaaaaattttcattctctgAAGCAAGTGCTGAATTGAAagtgacgaaaaaaattgatgtaaCATTGGACGATGTTGTCATCGTTGATGATATAGTGACCGTAATTGAAGAACGAAAAccgaagaaaaaagatgaacCAGAAtccgaagaagaagaagaagaagaggaAGAAGTACAaccgaaaattgaaatgccCGAAGAATCGGATGAAGAAAGACCACAGGAACCAGTAGAAGAGGAAGAtgaagaaatggaaaaaccgAAAATTGAAGAACTTCAaccagaagaagaagaagaaatatCTGAAACATTTAGATTGCCAAAACCAAAAGATGATGACACCGTTGAAGAAGAATTACGATTATCGAAAACGAAAACCACGCGACGAAGATGA
- the LOC142597660 gene encoding uncharacterized protein LOC142597660, whose product MTETITEEIVELSRPEPEKIVEKEEPKTETTKTAVEEKKPRKLSIKRKSKPDIMEEQKKPDEEEKPEEKIVEETVKLPKPSEEQPVEEQVIRLKPKPKEESEEQSTVEVIKLKPTVEEPTEELVEQVIKLKKPSEETAVETTEEVVRLKPEKPGDKTEEISVEKVVKQTPQIEEKPKEEESKKIVEEKLKDEPKIETQAVEEKKPKKLSIKRKSKPDIMEEKPKPEEPKPEEETIKETVKLQKPKDEEQPKPIDETPEETTVEEVIKLKPTIEPSEKDEETVEQTIQLKKPIEETAESIEEVIRLKKEEIKQPEEISVEKVIQQTPQVEEQPEEEEKPKEQPKKIVEDVHKEESKNETQVIEEKKPRKLSIKRKSKPDIVEEEKPKPEEETTVEETFKLPKPSEDQPIEEEQVIKLKPKPKDETPEETTVEEVIKLKPTVVDEPDETITVQQVIKLKKPKDGDTTVESIEEVIKLKKEKPVEQPDEVSAEKVIKITPQVDDEEEEKKPEEIEKPVVEEKPKKVIRRKSSTKSLKDEKISSKTPVEKPTVEDVLQPETKPVEKPKKIIRRKSSTKLEEKPKEAKTRRRRSRTTRGCIHC is encoded by the coding sequence atgaccGAAACAATAACCGAAGAAATTGTCGAACTATCCAGAccagaaccagaaaaaattgttgaaaaagaaGAACCGAAAAccgaaacaacaaaaacagcagtggaagagaaaaaaccaCGAAAATTGAGTATCAAACGAAAATCAAAGCCTGACATAATGGAAGAACAAAAGAAAcctgatgaagaagaaaaacctGAAGAGAAAATCGTGGAAGAAACGGTAAAATTACCGAAACCATCGGAAGAACAACCGGTAGAAGAACAGGTAATACGattgaaaccaaaaccaaaagaaGAATCGGAAGAACAATCGACAGTAGAAgtgataaaattaaaaccAACTGTTGAAGAACCAACCGAAGAATTGGTTGAACAAGTTATCAAACTTAAAAAACCATCAGAAGAAACTGCTGTCGAAACGACTGAAGAAGTAGTCCGTTTGAAACCCGAAAAACCTGGTGATAAAACAGAAGAGATTTCTGTGGAAAAAGTTGTCAAACAAACACCacaaattgaagaaaaacccaaagaagaagaatcaaagaaaattgttgaaGAAAAGCTTAAAGACGAGCCAAAAATCGAAACACAAGCAGTTGAAGAGAAGAAACCGAAAAAATTGAGTATAAAACGAAAATCTAAACCCGATATAATGGAAGAGAAACCTAAACCAGAAGAACCGAAACCAGAAGAAGAAACCATTAAAGAAACGGTGAAATTACAGAAACCAAAAGATGAAGAACAACCAAAACCAATCGATGAAACACCGGAAGAAACTACTGTTGAAGAAGTGATAAAACTTAAACCAACAATTGAACCATCAGAAAAAGACGAAGAAACTGTTGAACAAACgatacaattgaaaaaaccaaTCGAAGAAACAGCTGAATCGATTGAAGAAGTGATTCGTTTGAAGAAAGAAGAAATCAAACAGCCGGAAGAAATTTCCGTTGAAAAAGTTATTCAACAAACACCACAGGTTGAAGAACAaccagaagaagaagaaaaaccaaaagaacAGCCAAAGAAAATTGTGGAAGATGTGCACAaagaagaatcaaaaaatgaaactcaAGTaattgaagagaaaaaaccaCGAAAATTGAGTATCAAACGAAAATCTAAACCCGATATCgtggaagaagaaaaaccaaaaccagaAGAAGAAACCACGGTGGAAGAAACATTTAAATTACCGAAACCAAGTGAGGATCAACCAATAGAAGAGGAACAAGTGATAAAATTAAAGCCAAAACCAAAAGATGAAACACCAGAAGAGACAACTGTTGAAGAAGTTATCAAACTAAAACCGACGGTTGTAGATGAACCGGATGAAACCATCACTGTACAGCAGgtgataaaattgaaaaaaccaaaagatGGTGATACAACAGTTGAATCTATTGAAGAAGTAATCAAATTGAAGAAAGAGAAACCAGTTGAACAGCCGGATGAAGTTTCAGCCGAAAAAGTTATCAAAATAACACCACAAgtagatgatgaagaagaagaaaagaaaccagaagaaattgaaaaaccaGTGGTGGAagaaaaaccgaaaaaagtTATACGACGTAAATCAAGCACCAAATCGctaaaagatgaaaaaatttcatccaaAACACCGGTTGAAAAACCAACCGTTGAAGATGTGCTACAACCGGAAACAAAACCGGTggaaaaaccgaaaaaaatcatacgaAGAAAATCAAGTACAAAACTtgaagaaaaaccaaaagaagCAAAAAcccgaagaagaagaagtaGAACAACCAGAGGTTGTATCCACTGTTGA
- the LOC142597661 gene encoding uncharacterized protein LOC142597661, translating to MEDKPKEQQQPETTEETTVLLPKPLKEPEIEEQVIKLKPKSTDELPEETTVEEVIKLKPTVEEPTEELVEQVIKLKKPSEETAVETTEEIIRLKKEDAKEPEIISTAETLEQKPEPKTEETITLKPQEEQIPEEKPIDEMIKPEEPVKVDTVIETKETPEEKPLPKHEKVEQEKDVVSATTTTTTSEEIVELPKQEEEKKPRKLSIKRKSKPDIMEEKPKPEEEDEQKQPEEEITVEETFKLSKPSDDQPIEEQVIKLKPTDESPEETTVEEVIKLKPTTVGEESPEIVEQVIKLKKPTEETVVESIDEVIRLKEEKTEKPDIITVEKVIEQIPQVVDEQPLKEEEKEEKPKKIIRRKSSIKLVEKDKPKEKGNTSR from the coding sequence ATGGAAGACAAACCAAAagaacaacagcaaccagAAACAACTGAAGAAACAACAGTGCTATTACCGAAACCATTGAAAGAACCAGAAATCGAAGAACAggtaataaaattgaaaccaaaatcaaCCGATGAATTGCCGGAAGAAACAACGGTAGAAGAAgtgataaaattaaaaccAACTGTTGAAGAACCAACTGAAGAATTGGTTGAACAGgtgattaaattgaaaaaaccatCTGAAGAAACTGCTGTCGAAACGACTGAAGAAAtaattcgattgaaaaaagaagatgCAAAAGAACCAGAAATCATTTCAACCGCAGAAACATTGGAACAAAAACCAGAACCTAAAACTGAAGAAACGATAACATTGAAACCACAAGAAGAACAAATTCCAGAAGAAAAACCCATAGATGAGATGATTAAACCAGAAGAGCCTGTAAAAGTGGATACGGTTATTGAAACGAAAGAAACACCAGAAGAAAAACCATTGCCTAAACATGAAAAagttgaacaagaaaaagatgTGGTCtctgcaacaacaacaacaacaacttcagaagaaattgttgaattaccaaaacaagaagaagagaaaaaaccaCGAAAATTGAGTATCAAACGAAAATCTAAACCTGATATTATGgaagaaaaaccaaaacctgAAGAGgaagatgaacaaaaacaacctGAAGAGGAAATCACAGTGGAAGAAACATTTAAATTATCGAAACCAAGTGATGATCAACCGATCGAAGAACAggtaataaaattgaaaccaaCCGATGAATCACCGGAAGAAACAACGGTGGAAGAAgtgataaaattgaaaccGACCACTGTTGGTGAAGAATCACCAGAAATTGTAGAACAAgtgattaaattgaaaaaaccaaCAGAAGAAACAGTAGTAGAATCTATTGACGAAGTAATCCGattgaaagaagaaaaaactgaaaaaccAGATATAATAACCGTTGAAAAGGTAATCGAACAAATACCGCAAGTGGTGGATGAGCAGCCTTTGAAAGAAGAAGAGAAAGAGGAAAAACCGAAAAAGATTATTCGACGAAAATCTAGTATAAAATTAGTCGAAAAAGacaaaccaaaagaaaaaggaaaTACCAGCCGATGA